From Nitratidesulfovibrio vulgaris str. Hildenborough, a single genomic window includes:
- a CDS encoding HK97 gp10 family phage protein, with the protein MRRRNSFIRAEVDISLPASIDWREFSAYAEAQLEAIAAEVRNEARASSAFADKTGTLRKSIKIKRERGDDGERVLVVAATAPHAHLVEFGTQGPRKSTKQGRMFLDGVWASDGGLIFAKEVRAMPACPFLRPALAKVMARRMAGFAAGGGAHADFGMPDAFGWEG; encoded by the coding sequence ATGCGTAGGCGCAACTCGTTCATCAGGGCAGAAGTCGATATCAGCCTCCCGGCCAGCATCGACTGGAGGGAATTCAGCGCATACGCCGAAGCCCAGCTTGAGGCCATCGCCGCTGAAGTACGGAACGAGGCCAGAGCATCGTCCGCGTTCGCCGACAAAACGGGAACGCTGCGCAAGTCCATCAAGATCAAGAGAGAGCGAGGTGACGACGGTGAAAGAGTCCTTGTCGTAGCTGCTACGGCACCCCATGCGCATCTCGTCGAGTTTGGGACGCAGGGCCCACGCAAAAGCACCAAACAGGGGCGGATGTTCCTCGATGGAGTCTGGGCTTCCGATGGAGGGCTGATCTTCGCCAAGGAAGTGCGTGCCATGCCGGCTTGCCCGTTCCTGCGTCCGGCCCTTGCCAAGGTCATGGCTCGCCGCATGGCAGGCTTCGCGGCGGGAGGTGGGGCACATGCCGATTTCGGCATGCCCGACGCCTTCGGATGGGAAGGATAG
- a CDS encoding phage terminase small subunit P27 family: MAGRKPIPSNLKVLRGTDQKCRMNPHEARPNPEIPSAPRHLSREALMEWGRITDELHRLGLLSNIDRAALAAYCQAYGRWSEAEAQIYADPDNPRLTTVTANGTTIQHPLVGIANSAALLMHKFLTEFGMTPSSRTRVAAAGNREKNKQGFAALG, translated from the coding sequence ATGGCAGGGCGCAAACCAATTCCTTCTAACCTCAAGGTTCTTCGAGGCACCGACCAAAAGTGTCGCATGAACCCTCATGAAGCGCGCCCAAACCCTGAGATTCCCTCTGCTCCTCGCCACCTTTCGCGCGAAGCCCTGATGGAATGGGGCCGCATTACGGATGAACTGCATCGGCTTGGCCTCCTCTCCAACATCGACCGCGCAGCGCTCGCCGCATACTGCCAGGCGTACGGGAGATGGTCAGAAGCAGAAGCACAAATTTACGCCGACCCTGACAACCCTCGCCTTACGACCGTGACGGCGAACGGTACGACCATCCAGCATCCGCTTGTAGGCATTGCCAACAGTGCTGCCTTGCTGATGCACAAGTTCTTGACCGAATTCGGCATGACGCCAAGCAGCCGTACAAGAGTGGCGGCTGCAGGCAACCGGGAAAAGAATAAGCAGGGCTTCGCAGCCCTCGGGTAG
- a CDS encoding HNH endonuclease has product MPARPLRICRHAGCTALTRDPSGLCPHHAECAKKEQRTAQRAHDRTRGNAASRGYGSAWRALRAQVLREEPLCRACAAQGRITAATDVDHIVSRAQGGTDDRANLQPLCHACHSRKTAQQDGGLRGIRGGGR; this is encoded by the coding sequence ATGCCTGCACGTCCTCTGCGCATCTGCCGCCACGCTGGCTGCACAGCCCTCACCAGAGACCCTTCGGGCCTATGCCCTCATCATGCCGAGTGCGCCAAGAAAGAACAGCGCACGGCACAGCGTGCCCATGATCGAACGAGAGGCAACGCGGCATCCCGAGGCTACGGAAGTGCATGGCGCGCGCTTCGCGCGCAGGTGCTACGCGAGGAGCCGCTTTGCCGTGCCTGCGCTGCACAGGGCCGCATCACCGCCGCCACGGATGTCGACCACATCGTCAGCCGCGCGCAGGGAGGCACAGACGATCGCGCAAACCTCCAGCCCCTCTGCCATGCCTGCCATAGCCGCAAGACCGCACAGCAGGACGGCGGGCTCCGCGGCATCAGGGGTGGGGGGAGGTGA
- a CDS encoding type II toxin-antitoxin system HicA family toxin, translating into MKRSDILRALQRAGLVLDEGGKHTKVYTPDGRFVATVPRHKEIKDFLAKRIAEQTGVKLL; encoded by the coding sequence ATGAAACGTTCAGACATCCTTAGGGCTCTTCAACGCGCAGGCCTCGTGCTTGACGAGGGTGGCAAACACACCAAGGTTTACACACCTGATGGAAGATTTGTCGCAACCGTTCCTCGCCACAAGGAAATCAAAGATTTTCTTGCCAAGAGGATTGCGGAACAGACTGGCGTGAAGTTGCTCTAG
- a CDS encoding head maturation protease, ClpP-related has protein sequence MPNVLRLLRDNAKASARKPMRAEANGEEATIYLYDVIVTDDYWGGVSAEAFVRELNAITASTIHLRINSPGGEVFAARCMEAAIKGHPAKVIAHVDGYAASAASFVAIACDDVLMAPGAFMMIHKAWVFTAGNSDDLIQTASLLEKLDGTLAETYSQKCGKSVSDMAEMMAAETWFTAQEAVEAGLADSIEESAPKAQANWNLGVYAKAPVVDDNVLDADTDDTPDSCERDHYERIARFHEVTA, from the coding sequence ATGCCTAATGTGCTACGCCTGCTGCGCGACAATGCCAAAGCGTCCGCGCGAAAACCGATGAGAGCCGAAGCCAACGGCGAAGAAGCGACGATCTACCTCTATGATGTGATCGTCACCGACGACTATTGGGGAGGGGTGTCAGCCGAAGCCTTCGTGCGTGAGCTCAATGCGATCACGGCCAGCACCATCCACTTGCGCATCAACTCTCCCGGCGGGGAGGTGTTCGCTGCCCGATGCATGGAGGCCGCAATCAAGGGGCACCCCGCCAAGGTCATCGCGCACGTTGATGGCTATGCCGCCTCTGCCGCGTCTTTCGTTGCAATCGCCTGTGACGATGTGTTGATGGCCCCCGGCGCATTCATGATGATCCACAAGGCCTGGGTGTTCACGGCTGGCAACAGTGACGACCTGATACAGACTGCATCCCTGCTCGAGAAACTCGACGGGACGCTTGCCGAGACGTACTCGCAGAAATGCGGCAAATCCGTATCCGACATGGCAGAAATGATGGCTGCCGAGACGTGGTTTACTGCGCAAGAGGCTGTCGAGGCGGGCCTTGCGGACTCCATTGAGGAGTCCGCACCGAAAGCACAGGCCAATTGGAACCTTGGCGTGTACGCAAAGGCTCCTGTCGTCGATGACAACGTGCTCGATGCAGATACCGATGACACCCCTGACTCGTGCGAGCGCGACCATTACGAACGCATAGCCCGCTTCCATGAGGTGACCGCATGA
- the gp17 gene encoding tail completion protein gp17: MQALMQSIYARFAAMPHTPLWASVQGRLYDTEAPERAAMPYIVMTLVSDVSTPFADRCEVQFSIVSNRSSAEEAERIRSALIALYDDCDLPGVGTPNNLGMERTHATRVRDGGLWLYHITYEIWIAKL, translated from the coding sequence ATGCAAGCGCTGATGCAGTCCATCTACGCGCGGTTCGCAGCGATGCCGCACACCCCCCTGTGGGCATCCGTACAAGGCAGGCTCTACGACACCGAGGCTCCCGAACGCGCAGCGATGCCCTACATCGTCATGACTCTCGTCAGCGACGTCTCCACACCGTTTGCCGACCGCTGCGAGGTCCAATTCTCCATCGTGAGCAACCGTTCCAGTGCAGAAGAAGCGGAAAGAATCCGCTCTGCTCTGATTGCCCTCTATGACGACTGTGACTTGCCGGGGGTCGGGACCCCTAACAACCTCGGCATGGAGAGAACACACGCGACCCGCGTTCGTGATGGCGGGTTGTGGCTCTACCATATCACCTACGAAATTTGGATCGCCAAACTTTAG
- a CDS encoding type II toxin-antitoxin system HicB family antitoxin — protein sequence MLCYFAAFTPVKEGGFAVHFPDIPEALTQGETFQECLENAEDVLSEAISEYAAARKPLPTPSTLQEAKAYAERNDAGAGESFLQLVQAPGTDTTPVRINVSIPKYVLERIDRKAKALGMNRSRFLSEAALRCAV from the coding sequence ATGCTGTGTTATTTTGCAGCCTTTACGCCGGTCAAAGAGGGCGGTTTTGCAGTCCACTTCCCAGATATTCCCGAGGCTCTTACCCAGGGCGAAACCTTCCAGGAGTGCCTTGAGAACGCTGAGGATGTACTGTCGGAGGCTATTTCCGAGTACGCTGCTGCTCGCAAGCCCTTACCGACGCCAAGTACCTTACAGGAGGCGAAGGCCTACGCGGAACGGAATGACGCTGGGGCAGGGGAGTCTTTTCTGCAGCTTGTCCAAGCTCCCGGAACGGATACGACTCCTGTGCGAATCAATGTCAGTATTCCAAAGTATGTGCTTGAGCGCATAGACCGCAAGGCAAAGGCGCTCGGCATGAACCGGTCGCGCTTTTTGTCCGAAGCTGCGTTGCGGTGCGCAGTCTGA
- a CDS encoding terminase large subunit gives MAKVSKESSHPHVDAGLQYARDVVAGRTLACKWVRLACKRQLDDLTRWDGVKDAPYYFDRNAAERICRFKELMPHVKGIWARQREKLHLEPWQCFIDTTLFGWKRTADGLRRFREAYEEIPRKNGKSCFVAPLGLYMLTEDGEEGAEVYSGATTEKQAWEVYGPARLMALRAEGFTDHYGVDVRAKNMNILRTASKFEPLIGDPGDGASPHCAIVDEYHEHDGPRLYDTMITGMGARSQPLMVVITTAGFNLGGPCYDMRLRVQKVLDNTLQDNELFGIIYTIDDGDDWQSEESLRKANPNYGVSVRADYLQSQLRKAIQNPSKQNTFKTKHLNVWCNARSAWMNMATWERQADAELRIEDFAGEPCWFALDLASKLDLNAAAYLFKRGEHFYLFADFWLPTDALESVVNADIYRGWSTAGWITLTDGGMVDYDAIEERIKERAKLLTPIEMPYDPFQAAQLVTHLADEGIPMVEFGATVKNFSEPMKQLEALVASGKLHHNGNPVLTWCISNVVCHTDAKDNVFPRKDRAEYKIDGAVAAIMAMGRALAAPVDDGTITQGFVVL, from the coding sequence ATGGCAAAGGTCAGTAAAGAATCCTCCCATCCTCACGTTGACGCTGGCTTGCAATACGCCAGAGATGTTGTCGCCGGGCGTACGCTCGCGTGCAAGTGGGTACGGCTAGCCTGTAAACGGCAACTCGACGACCTGACGCGATGGGACGGAGTGAAAGACGCCCCCTACTACTTCGACCGCAACGCCGCAGAGCGGATATGCCGATTCAAGGAGCTCATGCCCCATGTCAAAGGCATATGGGCCCGCCAACGCGAGAAGCTGCACCTTGAACCATGGCAATGCTTCATCGATACCACTCTCTTTGGTTGGAAAAGGACTGCAGACGGGCTCCGGCGCTTTCGAGAGGCATATGAGGAGATTCCTCGCAAGAACGGCAAGTCCTGCTTTGTCGCGCCGCTCGGACTCTACATGCTCACCGAGGACGGCGAAGAAGGCGCCGAGGTGTACAGCGGGGCAACCACGGAGAAACAGGCTTGGGAGGTCTACGGCCCTGCTCGGCTCATGGCTCTTCGCGCCGAAGGCTTCACGGATCACTATGGAGTGGATGTTCGCGCAAAGAACATGAACATCCTCCGAACAGCCAGCAAATTTGAACCATTGATTGGCGATCCCGGCGACGGCGCATCACCCCACTGCGCCATCGTCGACGAATACCATGAACACGACGGTCCCCGGCTCTACGACACGATGATCACCGGCATGGGGGCCCGGTCCCAACCTCTCATGGTTGTTATCACGACCGCAGGCTTCAATCTGGGCGGGCCGTGTTATGACATGAGGCTGCGAGTCCAGAAGGTTCTGGATAACACCCTGCAAGACAATGAACTCTTCGGCATCATCTACACGATAGACGATGGTGACGACTGGCAGAGTGAGGAGTCCTTGCGCAAGGCGAACCCTAACTATGGGGTGTCGGTACGTGCGGACTACCTGCAATCGCAGTTGCGTAAAGCCATTCAGAATCCAAGCAAGCAGAATACGTTCAAGACCAAGCACCTGAACGTCTGGTGTAATGCCCGAAGTGCATGGATGAACATGGCCACGTGGGAGCGGCAGGCCGATGCCGAGCTTCGTATTGAAGACTTCGCCGGGGAGCCGTGCTGGTTCGCTCTCGACCTCGCAAGCAAACTAGACCTGAACGCTGCCGCGTATCTCTTCAAGCGCGGAGAGCACTTCTATCTGTTTGCAGACTTCTGGCTGCCAACCGACGCACTCGAATCCGTAGTGAACGCCGACATCTATCGAGGTTGGTCTACCGCAGGATGGATCACCCTCACGGATGGCGGCATGGTGGACTACGATGCCATAGAGGAGCGCATCAAAGAGCGGGCCAAGCTCCTTACCCCCATAGAGATGCCATATGACCCCTTCCAAGCGGCCCAGCTTGTCACCCACTTGGCCGATGAAGGCATCCCGATGGTCGAGTTCGGGGCCACGGTGAAGAACTTCAGCGAGCCCATGAAGCAACTCGAAGCGTTGGTGGCTTCCGGCAAGCTGCATCACAACGGCAACCCTGTACTGACGTGGTGCATATCGAACGTGGTTTGCCATACCGATGCCAAAGACAACGTGTTCCCACGCAAGGATCGGGCAGAATACAAGATCGACGGTGCTGTGGCGGCCATTATGGCCATGGGCCGAGCACTTGCCGCCCCTGTGGATGACGGAACCATTACGCAAGGGTTTGTGGTGCTCTGA
- a CDS encoding phage head closure protein, with the protein MGAGSLRHRITLQRMVRTPDGMGGGSDSWVDVDTLWAEVQPLTGKAYMAAKQAQSDVSHRVRIRFREGITPDMRIQVGTRIFQIDAVLCPNERRQDLHLMCVERSIDA; encoded by the coding sequence ATGGGAGCCGGTTCGCTTCGCCATAGGATTACCTTGCAGAGGATGGTTCGCACCCCTGACGGCATGGGAGGCGGTTCCGATTCGTGGGTCGACGTGGACACCCTTTGGGCAGAGGTGCAGCCGTTAACAGGCAAAGCCTACATGGCCGCCAAGCAGGCCCAAAGTGATGTCTCACACCGCGTGCGAATCCGATTCCGGGAAGGAATAACGCCCGACATGCGAATCCAGGTCGGAACAAGGATCTTTCAAATCGATGCAGTGCTGTGCCCCAACGAACGGAGGCAGGACCTGCACCTCATGTGCGTTGAGAGGTCCATCGATGCGTAG
- a CDS encoding head-tail connector protein — MISIRCIRPATAEPVTLEHVKTHCRVDGSQDDALLMGLISAARQQAEGLIGRVVCESLWDVVVDGGITGPYTFPLSPCTELTEVRVEGNRVDTSRYTFTPSGVSVNERPMLATVTPGSDFPRGNVCMTVKAGWPEVPAPITQWMLVRIGTMYEQREAYAVGHVIGEMPRTFVDALLDPFIIPGGI; from the coding sequence ATGATCTCCATCCGCTGCATCAGACCAGCCACAGCAGAGCCAGTCACACTAGAGCACGTCAAAACGCATTGCCGTGTCGATGGCTCGCAAGATGACGCGCTTTTGATGGGACTCATCAGCGCCGCACGCCAGCAAGCCGAAGGCCTCATCGGCCGTGTTGTCTGCGAATCACTGTGGGATGTCGTCGTGGATGGCGGGATTACCGGGCCGTACACATTCCCCTTGTCCCCCTGCACTGAACTCACGGAGGTACGCGTCGAGGGCAACAGGGTCGACACCTCGCGTTACACCTTCACCCCTTCAGGGGTTTCCGTGAACGAGAGGCCGATGCTGGCAACCGTGACGCCGGGTTCCGACTTCCCACGGGGGAATGTCTGCATGACGGTCAAGGCTGGTTGGCCGGAAGTCCCCGCCCCCATCACGCAATGGATGCTCGTGCGCATCGGAACCATGTACGAACAGCGTGAAGCCTATGCCGTGGGACATGTCATCGGCGAGATGCCTCGGACATTCGTAGACGCCCTGCTCGACCCTTTCATCATTCCTGGGGGCATCTGA
- a CDS encoding phage tail tube protein, translating to MPAPTNIIGAARQQTVFAVKETMRGAMAFPAAAAPLIIPAGYVDLSQNPSFTNSEEIKNSRDVLAQFQDAMLAGTFSIPIYARPDGTAGSVPMGDVLFESLLGSKAVSGGSAVVYSPAMSKPSFSLFAKRGHTVFFALGAVAETLRLSAKNKGAVLFEVGGSFMQMGWAGRDAVKTTATADATSVQVYDAKKYTVGAVIWNATKADKGVNGYTVTAVNTITNTLTLSTGVGAGGWTQDDIIEGYLPAGTSVGAPLESRKTSLTIGGITKSIKELSLSYDDKVKMLDDEITTNGYPTDYAENNRSVTGSLSSYFRQNDMAQFMDGIAGSEQAISLIVGDTAGKKLQIDMPRCKLQVPKVSANAPTLDVSIDYTALGTEGEDSITLTWK from the coding sequence ATGCCTGCTCCCACCAACATCATCGGCGCCGCACGGCAGCAGACCGTTTTCGCGGTCAAAGAGACAATGCGCGGGGCAATGGCTTTCCCTGCCGCCGCCGCGCCGCTCATCATCCCTGCCGGATACGTCGATTTGAGCCAAAACCCGAGCTTCACCAACTCGGAAGAGATCAAGAACAGCCGCGACGTTCTGGCACAGTTCCAGGATGCCATGCTCGCTGGCACGTTCTCGATTCCCATTTACGCCCGCCCTGATGGGACCGCAGGCAGTGTCCCCATGGGTGACGTACTGTTTGAGTCGCTCCTTGGGAGCAAGGCTGTCAGCGGAGGATCCGCAGTGGTCTACAGCCCCGCGATGTCCAAACCGTCCTTCTCGCTCTTTGCCAAGCGCGGGCACACGGTGTTCTTCGCACTCGGGGCGGTGGCGGAGACTCTTCGGCTGTCGGCCAAGAACAAGGGAGCGGTTCTTTTCGAAGTGGGCGGGAGCTTCATGCAGATGGGCTGGGCCGGGCGTGATGCAGTCAAGACGACTGCAACCGCCGACGCAACCTCTGTGCAGGTCTACGATGCCAAGAAGTACACCGTGGGTGCTGTGATCTGGAACGCCACCAAAGCCGACAAAGGCGTGAATGGATACACCGTAACGGCAGTGAACACGATCACCAACACCCTGACCCTCTCTACGGGCGTCGGGGCCGGAGGATGGACGCAGGACGACATCATCGAAGGATACCTCCCTGCAGGAACCTCCGTGGGGGCGCCACTCGAATCACGTAAGACCAGCCTCACCATCGGCGGCATCACCAAGAGCATCAAGGAGCTTTCGCTGAGCTACGACGACAAGGTGAAGATGCTGGACGATGAAATCACCACAAACGGCTACCCCACCGATTACGCAGAGAACAATCGAAGCGTGACCGGCAGTCTCTCCAGCTACTTCCGCCAGAATGACATGGCGCAGTTCATGGACGGCATCGCTGGCAGTGAACAGGCAATCTCCCTGATCGTCGGGGACACGGCAGGGAAGAAGCTCCAAATCGATATGCCTCGCTGCAAGCTGCAGGTGCCCAAGGTCAGTGCCAACGCCCCGACTCTTGATGTGTCCATCGACTACACAGCCCTCGGCACCGAAGGTGAAGACTCCATCACCCTGACATGGAAATAG
- a CDS encoding phage major capsid protein has translation MSIQSLREERTAKAREYRNILDQNPGKLPDDIKTKLDALAADITDLDEAIARHEKAVALAADACIISDVTDAAARKAKDTANPAAAIYAKWLRGGDRALSEDDFRVLNTMSTTTDSEGGYTVPRETATSIIEALKAFGGMRDVATIITTASGAPLNYPTSDGTSEEGEIVDQNAAASDADASFGTVGLPVYKFSSKTIAVPIELLQDSGVDIEAFIRSRIATRVARIQNRMFTLGTGTGQPSGILKDISAGKVGATGQAATVTYDDLVDLEHSVDPAYRALGARWMFHDLTLKAVKKLKDGDGRPLWMPDVAGSAPATILGYGYAINQNMAVMAANAKSILFGHLKAYTIRDAMSVEMYRFTDSAFMKKGQIGFLAFCRSGGVNTDTNAIKFYQNSAT, from the coding sequence ATGTCCATCCAGTCTCTGCGCGAAGAGCGCACGGCTAAGGCGCGGGAGTACCGCAACATCCTCGACCAAAACCCCGGCAAGCTGCCCGACGATATCAAGACCAAGCTGGATGCTCTCGCTGCCGACATCACCGACTTGGATGAGGCCATCGCACGCCACGAAAAGGCCGTCGCCCTGGCAGCCGATGCATGCATCATCTCCGACGTCACTGATGCGGCGGCACGCAAGGCCAAAGACACTGCCAATCCCGCTGCCGCGATTTACGCCAAATGGCTTCGAGGCGGAGACAGAGCCCTTTCCGAGGATGACTTCCGTGTGCTCAACACCATGAGCACCACCACCGATTCCGAGGGCGGGTACACTGTCCCGCGCGAAACGGCCACCTCGATCATTGAAGCCTTGAAGGCCTTCGGCGGCATGCGGGACGTGGCCACCATCATCACCACGGCATCCGGAGCGCCGCTGAACTACCCGACCAGCGACGGCACCAGTGAAGAAGGCGAGATCGTCGATCAGAACGCAGCGGCAAGCGATGCGGATGCCAGCTTCGGCACCGTAGGCCTGCCCGTGTACAAGTTCTCGTCGAAGACCATCGCCGTCCCCATCGAACTCCTGCAAGACAGCGGCGTCGACATCGAAGCGTTCATCCGCAGCCGCATTGCCACTCGTGTTGCACGCATCCAGAACCGCATGTTCACCCTCGGCACCGGCACGGGACAGCCCTCTGGCATCTTGAAGGACATCTCGGCCGGCAAGGTCGGGGCCACCGGACAGGCTGCCACGGTGACCTACGATGACCTCGTGGACCTTGAGCACAGTGTTGACCCGGCATACCGGGCCTTGGGCGCTCGCTGGATGTTCCACGACCTCACCCTGAAGGCCGTCAAGAAGCTGAAAGATGGGGATGGCCGCCCGCTCTGGATGCCTGATGTGGCAGGCTCGGCTCCCGCCACCATCCTCGGCTACGGATACGCCATCAACCAGAACATGGCGGTCATGGCTGCCAACGCCAAGTCCATCCTCTTTGGCCACCTCAAGGCCTACACCATCCGGGATGCCATGTCGGTGGAGATGTACCGATTCACCGACTCCGCCTTCATGAAAAAGGGGCAGATCGGCTTCCTCGCATTCTGCAGGTCTGGCGGCGTCAATACGGACACCAACGCCATCAAGTTCTACCAAAACTCCGCCACCTAA
- a CDS encoding phage portal protein, which translates to MGWLDRILGRKEVSPKNAASLNLADADSWFETFGGSRVASGVIVNESTAMRFSAVFACVRLIGGAIASAPVKIYRRRRDDGREIAPGHTIASMLRVRPNRFMTAATFWRFLAQSKVLQGNAYAHVIRTRSGDPVALYPIDPRNVAIYWAWELGLDKLPGVERNRLFYRVTWEDGAQSMIDQDDMLHIPNVGWDGKRGLSTISAAAQGIGLGLAAEKSSAAFFANGMQSAFALQYPAKMTPEAVEMIRAHISERYAGAHNHHKPLVLTEGGEAKQLSMTADDAQLIQSRQFSVIDICRFFGVPPVMVGETEKTSSWGAGVEQMARWFTTFTLNDHLTAFEQELEVKIFRGDGHFAEFDESELTRGDTKTRGEYYRTARGSMQEPGFMTVNEIRSAEGLPPIAGGDTMQRPAETRGGKADA; encoded by the coding sequence ATGGGATGGCTCGATCGTATCTTGGGGCGCAAAGAAGTGTCACCGAAAAACGCAGCATCGTTGAACCTCGCTGACGCCGACTCATGGTTTGAAACCTTTGGAGGCAGTCGTGTAGCTTCCGGGGTTATCGTGAACGAGTCTACAGCGATGCGTTTCTCTGCCGTATTCGCCTGCGTTCGGCTAATCGGAGGGGCGATTGCCTCCGCTCCCGTCAAAATCTACCGTCGACGCCGCGATGACGGTAGAGAGATTGCCCCAGGACACACCATAGCCAGCATGCTGCGCGTCAGGCCCAACCGTTTTATGACGGCAGCCACGTTCTGGCGGTTTCTGGCGCAATCGAAGGTGTTGCAGGGGAATGCGTACGCCCATGTCATTCGAACCCGGTCAGGGGATCCTGTTGCCTTGTACCCCATCGACCCACGCAACGTAGCCATCTATTGGGCTTGGGAGCTCGGCTTGGACAAGCTGCCCGGCGTCGAGCGCAACCGTCTATTCTATCGCGTGACTTGGGAAGACGGTGCGCAGTCCATGATCGACCAAGACGACATGCTGCATATCCCCAACGTCGGATGGGACGGCAAACGGGGATTGTCCACCATTTCGGCAGCAGCTCAGGGCATCGGCCTTGGTCTCGCCGCTGAGAAGTCCAGCGCAGCCTTCTTCGCAAACGGGATGCAGTCAGCCTTCGCGTTGCAATACCCCGCAAAGATGACACCCGAAGCCGTCGAGATGATTCGCGCACACATCAGCGAGCGGTACGCCGGGGCTCATAACCATCATAAGCCGCTCGTACTGACAGAAGGCGGCGAGGCCAAGCAGTTGTCAATGACCGCCGATGACGCCCAACTCATCCAGTCGCGCCAGTTCAGCGTGATCGACATCTGCAGGTTCTTCGGTGTGCCGCCGGTGATGGTCGGAGAGACAGAAAAGACGTCATCGTGGGGGGCCGGAGTCGAACAGATGGCCCGTTGGTTCACGACCTTCACGCTCAACGACCATCTGACGGCATTTGAACAAGAACTGGAGGTCAAGATTTTCCGGGGTGACGGTCACTTCGCGGAGTTCGACGAATCAGAACTCACCCGCGGTGACACGAAGACCCGTGGCGAATACTATCGTACGGCTCGTGGCTCGATGCAGGAGCCTGGATTCATGACCGTGAACGAAATCCGATCTGCCGAAGGGCTGCCCCCCATAGCAGGAGGCGACACCATGCAGCGTCCCGCAGAGACGCGAGGAGGAAAGGCCGATGCCTAA